Proteins encoded within one genomic window of Siniperca chuatsi isolate FFG_IHB_CAS linkage group LG4, ASM2008510v1, whole genome shotgun sequence:
- the LOC122875571 gene encoding uncharacterized protein LOC122875571 isoform X1 encodes MFSAAASVSHTEKQPDNYNQLHTHTHTHTRRRNMEAEEEWNKDLSAHKLLEKKVLGKQNGRIVIVRTLHSLLKTRNTLQIPSITRSECAGSCPNLIMSRSEHADARPVPVALTPQLPPRAHRPLCMSVSSDSSGRFKALETQEWKNNLKAQMEQAHSAGAASSTGSLVRASLFCASASTTPSSSSLSSPVEILNKSKSSSRFSLFSPPWNSSSESDSNPPSRSGSKKLRNYSRRAATGPAGARGPDTPEPKPSGPEHFQYSEPVISKVTDYIYVGNLNAAYNGRTLCRNNIDSVIDMSSVPGELGPSLNLIPCTCSRGTRHSWSRLKVDIGDVPDALGDGPALKQRCFEDINECINASTEKRKRVLVHCRDGFSLAPTCIIQYLMVKQNMRLIAAYELLRAKYPVNIRECHQNVLVSLERALRPGGNVDPECFKQAISRKVAWT; translated from the exons atgttttctgctgctgcttcagtcaGTCACACCGAGAAACAGCCGGACAACTACAAccagctccacacacacacacacacacatacacg GAGGCGGAACATGGAAGCCGAGGAAGAGTGGAACAAAGACCTGAGTGCACACAAACTGCTGGAGAAAAAGGTGCTCGGCAAGCAGAATGGAAGGATCG TTATAGTGAGAACTCTTCACAGCCTGTTGAAAACCAGGAACACACTGCAGATTCCGTCCATCACCCGCTCAGAATGTGCTG GCTCCTGTCCAAATCTGATAATGAGTAGGAGCGAGCACGCCGATGCGAGGCCCGTCCCCGTGGCCCTCACCCCCCAGCTCCCCCCCAGAGCTCACCGGCCCCTCTGCATGTCGGTCTCCTCCGACAGCAGCGGACGCTTCAAAGCTCTGGAGACGCAGGAGTGGAAGAACAACCTCAAAGCTCAG aTGGAGCAGGCCCACAGTGCAGGAGCTGCCAGCAGCACAGGTTCTCTGGTGCGAGCGTCTCTGTTCTGCGCCTCGGCTTCCACCACACCATCCAGCTCCAGCCTGTCCAGCCCAGTGGAGATCCTCAACAAGAGCAAATCCTCCAGCCgcttctctctgttctctccgCCCTGGAACAGCAGCTCTGAGTCCGACTCCAACCCACCATCCCGCTCGGGCTCCAAGAAGCTGCGTAACTACAGCAGGAGAGCTGCCACGGGTCCGGCCGGTGCCAGGGGCCCAGATACGCCTGAGCCCAAACCCAGCGGCCCTGAACACTTCCAGTACTCTGAACCCGTCATCTCCAAGGTGACGGACTACATCTATGTTGGCAACCTGAATGCGGCGTACAACGGGCGCACCCTGTGCCGCAATAACATTGACAGCGTCATCGACATGAGCAGTGTGCCGGGAGAACTGGGCCCCAGCCTCAACCTCATACCGTGCACCTGCTCTCGCGGCACCCGCCACAGCTGGTCCCGCCTCAAGGTGGACATCGGAGACGTGCCGGACGCTCTGGGTGACGGCCCGGCCCTGAAGCAGCGCTGCTTTGAGGACATCAACGAGTGCATCAACGCCTCCACCGAGAAGAGGAAGCGCGTCCTGGTCCACTGTCGAGACGGTTTCTCTTTGGCGCCGACGTGTATCATCCAGTACCTAATGGTGAAACAGAACATGAGGCTTATCGCCGCCTACGAGCTACTGAGGGCGAAGTACCCGGTCAACATCAGGGAGTGCCACCAAAACGTGCTGGTGAGCCTGGAGAGGGCACTGCGGCCCGGAGGCAACGTCGACCCCGAGTGCTTCAAACAGGCCATCTCACGCAAAGTGGCGTGGACCTGA
- the LOC122875571 gene encoding uncharacterized protein LOC122875571 isoform X2, with translation MFSAAASVSHTEKQPDNYNQLHTHTHTHTRRRNMEAEEEWNKDLSAHKLLEKKVLGKQNGRIGSCPNLIMSRSEHADARPVPVALTPQLPPRAHRPLCMSVSSDSSGRFKALETQEWKNNLKAQMEQAHSAGAASSTGSLVRASLFCASASTTPSSSSLSSPVEILNKSKSSSRFSLFSPPWNSSSESDSNPPSRSGSKKLRNYSRRAATGPAGARGPDTPEPKPSGPEHFQYSEPVISKVTDYIYVGNLNAAYNGRTLCRNNIDSVIDMSSVPGELGPSLNLIPCTCSRGTRHSWSRLKVDIGDVPDALGDGPALKQRCFEDINECINASTEKRKRVLVHCRDGFSLAPTCIIQYLMVKQNMRLIAAYELLRAKYPVNIRECHQNVLVSLERALRPGGNVDPECFKQAISRKVAWT, from the exons atgttttctgctgctgcttcagtcaGTCACACCGAGAAACAGCCGGACAACTACAAccagctccacacacacacacacacacatacacg GAGGCGGAACATGGAAGCCGAGGAAGAGTGGAACAAAGACCTGAGTGCACACAAACTGCTGGAGAAAAAGGTGCTCGGCAAGCAGAATGGAAGGATCG GCTCCTGTCCAAATCTGATAATGAGTAGGAGCGAGCACGCCGATGCGAGGCCCGTCCCCGTGGCCCTCACCCCCCAGCTCCCCCCCAGAGCTCACCGGCCCCTCTGCATGTCGGTCTCCTCCGACAGCAGCGGACGCTTCAAAGCTCTGGAGACGCAGGAGTGGAAGAACAACCTCAAAGCTCAG aTGGAGCAGGCCCACAGTGCAGGAGCTGCCAGCAGCACAGGTTCTCTGGTGCGAGCGTCTCTGTTCTGCGCCTCGGCTTCCACCACACCATCCAGCTCCAGCCTGTCCAGCCCAGTGGAGATCCTCAACAAGAGCAAATCCTCCAGCCgcttctctctgttctctccgCCCTGGAACAGCAGCTCTGAGTCCGACTCCAACCCACCATCCCGCTCGGGCTCCAAGAAGCTGCGTAACTACAGCAGGAGAGCTGCCACGGGTCCGGCCGGTGCCAGGGGCCCAGATACGCCTGAGCCCAAACCCAGCGGCCCTGAACACTTCCAGTACTCTGAACCCGTCATCTCCAAGGTGACGGACTACATCTATGTTGGCAACCTGAATGCGGCGTACAACGGGCGCACCCTGTGCCGCAATAACATTGACAGCGTCATCGACATGAGCAGTGTGCCGGGAGAACTGGGCCCCAGCCTCAACCTCATACCGTGCACCTGCTCTCGCGGCACCCGCCACAGCTGGTCCCGCCTCAAGGTGGACATCGGAGACGTGCCGGACGCTCTGGGTGACGGCCCGGCCCTGAAGCAGCGCTGCTTTGAGGACATCAACGAGTGCATCAACGCCTCCACCGAGAAGAGGAAGCGCGTCCTGGTCCACTGTCGAGACGGTTTCTCTTTGGCGCCGACGTGTATCATCCAGTACCTAATGGTGAAACAGAACATGAGGCTTATCGCCGCCTACGAGCTACTGAGGGCGAAGTACCCGGTCAACATCAGGGAGTGCCACCAAAACGTGCTGGTGAGCCTGGAGAGGGCACTGCGGCCCGGAGGCAACGTCGACCCCGAGTGCTTCAAACAGGCCATCTCACGCAAAGTGGCGTGGACCTGA
- the LOC122875571 gene encoding uncharacterized protein LOC122875571 isoform X4: MEAEEEWNKDLSAHKLLEKKVLGKQNGRIGSCPNLIMSRSEHADARPVPVALTPQLPPRAHRPLCMSVSSDSSGRFKALETQEWKNNLKAQMEQAHSAGAASSTGSLVRASLFCASASTTPSSSSLSSPVEILNKSKSSSRFSLFSPPWNSSSESDSNPPSRSGSKKLRNYSRRAATGPAGARGPDTPEPKPSGPEHFQYSEPVISKVTDYIYVGNLNAAYNGRTLCRNNIDSVIDMSSVPGELGPSLNLIPCTCSRGTRHSWSRLKVDIGDVPDALGDGPALKQRCFEDINECINASTEKRKRVLVHCRDGFSLAPTCIIQYLMVKQNMRLIAAYELLRAKYPVNIRECHQNVLVSLERALRPGGNVDPECFKQAISRKVAWT, translated from the exons ATGGAAGCCGAGGAAGAGTGGAACAAAGACCTGAGTGCACACAAACTGCTGGAGAAAAAGGTGCTCGGCAAGCAGAATGGAAGGATCG GCTCCTGTCCAAATCTGATAATGAGTAGGAGCGAGCACGCCGATGCGAGGCCCGTCCCCGTGGCCCTCACCCCCCAGCTCCCCCCCAGAGCTCACCGGCCCCTCTGCATGTCGGTCTCCTCCGACAGCAGCGGACGCTTCAAAGCTCTGGAGACGCAGGAGTGGAAGAACAACCTCAAAGCTCAG aTGGAGCAGGCCCACAGTGCAGGAGCTGCCAGCAGCACAGGTTCTCTGGTGCGAGCGTCTCTGTTCTGCGCCTCGGCTTCCACCACACCATCCAGCTCCAGCCTGTCCAGCCCAGTGGAGATCCTCAACAAGAGCAAATCCTCCAGCCgcttctctctgttctctccgCCCTGGAACAGCAGCTCTGAGTCCGACTCCAACCCACCATCCCGCTCGGGCTCCAAGAAGCTGCGTAACTACAGCAGGAGAGCTGCCACGGGTCCGGCCGGTGCCAGGGGCCCAGATACGCCTGAGCCCAAACCCAGCGGCCCTGAACACTTCCAGTACTCTGAACCCGTCATCTCCAAGGTGACGGACTACATCTATGTTGGCAACCTGAATGCGGCGTACAACGGGCGCACCCTGTGCCGCAATAACATTGACAGCGTCATCGACATGAGCAGTGTGCCGGGAGAACTGGGCCCCAGCCTCAACCTCATACCGTGCACCTGCTCTCGCGGCACCCGCCACAGCTGGTCCCGCCTCAAGGTGGACATCGGAGACGTGCCGGACGCTCTGGGTGACGGCCCGGCCCTGAAGCAGCGCTGCTTTGAGGACATCAACGAGTGCATCAACGCCTCCACCGAGAAGAGGAAGCGCGTCCTGGTCCACTGTCGAGACGGTTTCTCTTTGGCGCCGACGTGTATCATCCAGTACCTAATGGTGAAACAGAACATGAGGCTTATCGCCGCCTACGAGCTACTGAGGGCGAAGTACCCGGTCAACATCAGGGAGTGCCACCAAAACGTGCTGGTGAGCCTGGAGAGGGCACTGCGGCCCGGAGGCAACGTCGACCCCGAGTGCTTCAAACAGGCCATCTCACGCAAAGTGGCGTGGACCTGA
- the LOC122875571 gene encoding uncharacterized protein LOC122875571 isoform X3: MEAEEEWNKDLSAHKLLEKKVLGKQNGRIVIVRTLHSLLKTRNTLQIPSITRSECAGSCPNLIMSRSEHADARPVPVALTPQLPPRAHRPLCMSVSSDSSGRFKALETQEWKNNLKAQMEQAHSAGAASSTGSLVRASLFCASASTTPSSSSLSSPVEILNKSKSSSRFSLFSPPWNSSSESDSNPPSRSGSKKLRNYSRRAATGPAGARGPDTPEPKPSGPEHFQYSEPVISKVTDYIYVGNLNAAYNGRTLCRNNIDSVIDMSSVPGELGPSLNLIPCTCSRGTRHSWSRLKVDIGDVPDALGDGPALKQRCFEDINECINASTEKRKRVLVHCRDGFSLAPTCIIQYLMVKQNMRLIAAYELLRAKYPVNIRECHQNVLVSLERALRPGGNVDPECFKQAISRKVAWT, from the exons ATGGAAGCCGAGGAAGAGTGGAACAAAGACCTGAGTGCACACAAACTGCTGGAGAAAAAGGTGCTCGGCAAGCAGAATGGAAGGATCG TTATAGTGAGAACTCTTCACAGCCTGTTGAAAACCAGGAACACACTGCAGATTCCGTCCATCACCCGCTCAGAATGTGCTG GCTCCTGTCCAAATCTGATAATGAGTAGGAGCGAGCACGCCGATGCGAGGCCCGTCCCCGTGGCCCTCACCCCCCAGCTCCCCCCCAGAGCTCACCGGCCCCTCTGCATGTCGGTCTCCTCCGACAGCAGCGGACGCTTCAAAGCTCTGGAGACGCAGGAGTGGAAGAACAACCTCAAAGCTCAG aTGGAGCAGGCCCACAGTGCAGGAGCTGCCAGCAGCACAGGTTCTCTGGTGCGAGCGTCTCTGTTCTGCGCCTCGGCTTCCACCACACCATCCAGCTCCAGCCTGTCCAGCCCAGTGGAGATCCTCAACAAGAGCAAATCCTCCAGCCgcttctctctgttctctccgCCCTGGAACAGCAGCTCTGAGTCCGACTCCAACCCACCATCCCGCTCGGGCTCCAAGAAGCTGCGTAACTACAGCAGGAGAGCTGCCACGGGTCCGGCCGGTGCCAGGGGCCCAGATACGCCTGAGCCCAAACCCAGCGGCCCTGAACACTTCCAGTACTCTGAACCCGTCATCTCCAAGGTGACGGACTACATCTATGTTGGCAACCTGAATGCGGCGTACAACGGGCGCACCCTGTGCCGCAATAACATTGACAGCGTCATCGACATGAGCAGTGTGCCGGGAGAACTGGGCCCCAGCCTCAACCTCATACCGTGCACCTGCTCTCGCGGCACCCGCCACAGCTGGTCCCGCCTCAAGGTGGACATCGGAGACGTGCCGGACGCTCTGGGTGACGGCCCGGCCCTGAAGCAGCGCTGCTTTGAGGACATCAACGAGTGCATCAACGCCTCCACCGAGAAGAGGAAGCGCGTCCTGGTCCACTGTCGAGACGGTTTCTCTTTGGCGCCGACGTGTATCATCCAGTACCTAATGGTGAAACAGAACATGAGGCTTATCGCCGCCTACGAGCTACTGAGGGCGAAGTACCCGGTCAACATCAGGGAGTGCCACCAAAACGTGCTGGTGAGCCTGGAGAGGGCACTGCGGCCCGGAGGCAACGTCGACCCCGAGTGCTTCAAACAGGCCATCTCACGCAAAGTGGCGTGGACCTGA
- the LOC122875571 gene encoding dual specificity protein phosphatase MPK-4 isoform X5 yields MSRSEHADARPVPVALTPQLPPRAHRPLCMSVSSDSSGRFKALETQEWKNNLKAQMEQAHSAGAASSTGSLVRASLFCASASTTPSSSSLSSPVEILNKSKSSSRFSLFSPPWNSSSESDSNPPSRSGSKKLRNYSRRAATGPAGARGPDTPEPKPSGPEHFQYSEPVISKVTDYIYVGNLNAAYNGRTLCRNNIDSVIDMSSVPGELGPSLNLIPCTCSRGTRHSWSRLKVDIGDVPDALGDGPALKQRCFEDINECINASTEKRKRVLVHCRDGFSLAPTCIIQYLMVKQNMRLIAAYELLRAKYPVNIRECHQNVLVSLERALRPGGNVDPECFKQAISRKVAWT; encoded by the exons ATGAGTAGGAGCGAGCACGCCGATGCGAGGCCCGTCCCCGTGGCCCTCACCCCCCAGCTCCCCCCCAGAGCTCACCGGCCCCTCTGCATGTCGGTCTCCTCCGACAGCAGCGGACGCTTCAAAGCTCTGGAGACGCAGGAGTGGAAGAACAACCTCAAAGCTCAG aTGGAGCAGGCCCACAGTGCAGGAGCTGCCAGCAGCACAGGTTCTCTGGTGCGAGCGTCTCTGTTCTGCGCCTCGGCTTCCACCACACCATCCAGCTCCAGCCTGTCCAGCCCAGTGGAGATCCTCAACAAGAGCAAATCCTCCAGCCgcttctctctgttctctccgCCCTGGAACAGCAGCTCTGAGTCCGACTCCAACCCACCATCCCGCTCGGGCTCCAAGAAGCTGCGTAACTACAGCAGGAGAGCTGCCACGGGTCCGGCCGGTGCCAGGGGCCCAGATACGCCTGAGCCCAAACCCAGCGGCCCTGAACACTTCCAGTACTCTGAACCCGTCATCTCCAAGGTGACGGACTACATCTATGTTGGCAACCTGAATGCGGCGTACAACGGGCGCACCCTGTGCCGCAATAACATTGACAGCGTCATCGACATGAGCAGTGTGCCGGGAGAACTGGGCCCCAGCCTCAACCTCATACCGTGCACCTGCTCTCGCGGCACCCGCCACAGCTGGTCCCGCCTCAAGGTGGACATCGGAGACGTGCCGGACGCTCTGGGTGACGGCCCGGCCCTGAAGCAGCGCTGCTTTGAGGACATCAACGAGTGCATCAACGCCTCCACCGAGAAGAGGAAGCGCGTCCTGGTCCACTGTCGAGACGGTTTCTCTTTGGCGCCGACGTGTATCATCCAGTACCTAATGGTGAAACAGAACATGAGGCTTATCGCCGCCTACGAGCTACTGAGGGCGAAGTACCCGGTCAACATCAGGGAGTGCCACCAAAACGTGCTGGTGAGCCTGGAGAGGGCACTGCGGCCCGGAGGCAACGTCGACCCCGAGTGCTTCAAACAGGCCATCTCACGCAAAGTGGCGTGGACCTGA